TCCCGACTCTCGAAGAGATCGAAGCTTTCAGCAAGGACCAGGGCGAAGAGGTCTGGGCGCAACACATCCTGTTTCAGGGAGACGGTGAAGAGGTCCTCCAAAAAGCCAACGCCGTGCTCGACAGCGCCAGGGCCGGCGCCGACTTTTTCGCGCTGGCCCGCCGTCATAGCGAAGGGCCTTCGGCGCCCAACGGCGGCGACCTCGGCTTTTTCAAAAAGCCCGACATGGTGCCGGCGTTCTCCGAGGCCGCCTTCGCCCTGGCCGACTCCGGCGACGTCGCCCCCGATCTGGTCAAGTCGCCTTTCGGCTACCACATCATCCGCCTGCTCGGTCGCCGGGACGCCGCGCCGATAGACACCTCGCGCGCCCGCCTCATGCTGACCCAGACGCGCCAGCGCGACGCCTACGAAGCCAAATACCGCCAACTGCGCGAAGCCGTCACCATCCGCGTCAATCCCCAGATCATCGCGGCGGATCTCAATGAAGGGCTCGGCCAGTAGAGAAGTGTTGGACAAGGTTTAACGGCGTCTGGTTTCAGTCCGGCTCGTCCAGCGTTGTGTAGCCGTTTCCGTTTTGTGTGGGAGTATGGGAGGGGAAAAGCGCGTTGCCAAGCCCCTCCCATACTCCCATACCCCCACACACCATACAATACAATAATCACGTCCGAAAACGCCGCTCTGTTAGAAATCCCCGGCTCTCCGACTCCTCGACGCTCCGACTCAAAAAACTAAGGCAGCAGCCGCG
This is a stretch of genomic DNA from Pseudomonadota bacterium. It encodes these proteins:
- a CDS encoding peptidylprolyl isomerase; translation: IDDSTVVLIIEHADGSDQLKTETFRARLANYEAQLQRQQPNMPLEGALLERAQRSIANAFIERKLLMGEATRLNLTANPTEIENQIDQIVAQNRMSSREELEQAMAIDGITMDSLRTFLAEELILQQMGQQIVGAATVPTLEEIEAFSKDQGEEVWAQHILFQGDGEEVLQKANAVLDSARAGADFFALARRHSEGPSAPNGGDLGFFKKPDMVPAFSEAAFALADSGDVAPDLVKSPFGYHIIRLLGRRDAAPIDTSRARLMLTQTRQRDAYEAKYRQLREAVTIRVNPQIIAADLNEGLGQ